The following are encoded in a window of Mycoplasma anserisalpingitidis genomic DNA:
- a CDS encoding amino acid permease encodes MNINRKEPKKLNFIFGMLLVIGSSIGAGIFFKSKAVLDFNNSSVIMSGISWTIASVIIIMMSFSLVGISAKSKGELSFVGWSRSFNSWMTYQMSKNFAFYINLTLTYFFMPLFALMSIQDGLIAFNISPSFNTSFDWLIWMIFLLIIVVYLILSAGLSIKIANIQNTITLVIKLIAILMSIVIALVFFFEKRNEVNINYLPKYNFDIKNTLHSYAFIPGLGVCLSWAGIFFAYDGFYVSTGIEKDLKKPESTPKILLFGLTIVTIIHLIMAISMSLNGRGDFKEYLEFLAEKNLAWVFGLINIFIGIGVLGIVNGFCILIPRFIEELIKEKEIPFWDKFIHKINSKKPVVGVIYSLVSIPIVIILFIIGSLLYPKTTDEFFNNYGSGMSNVYNFANLLSDWVSLIIFGFIATACYGYAKSLDKNKKILKIMNYFIVFIIYFAIFANLISVFVDLSLYIYQLHNNLVNIDVNILQSKINGYIISIFILIIMILIMLVPVILKQMKNKK; translated from the coding sequence ATGAATATAAATAGGAAAGAACCTAAAAAGTTAAACTTTATTTTTGGAATGCTTCTTGTAATTGGTTCAAGCATCGGTGCTGGAATCTTTTTTAAGTCTAAAGCTGTTTTAGATTTTAATAATTCAAGTGTTATAATGAGTGGAATTTCTTGAACAATTGCATCAGTTATAATTATTATGATGAGTTTTTCACTTGTTGGAATTTCGGCTAAATCTAAAGGTGAGCTTAGTTTTGTAGGCTGATCCAGGTCGTTTAACAGCTGAATGACATATCAAATGAGCAAAAATTTTGCCTTTTATATTAATTTAACACTCACATACTTTTTTATGCCACTTTTTGCTTTGATGTCAATTCAAGATGGTCTTATAGCTTTTAATATTTCACCAAGTTTTAATACTAGTTTTGATTGACTAATCTGAATGATTTTTCTTTTGATCATCGTTGTCTACTTAATTTTAAGTGCTGGTTTAAGCATTAAAATTGCTAATATCCAAAATACAATTACCTTAGTTATTAAGCTAATTGCAATTTTGATGTCGATTGTAATAGCATTAGTTTTCTTTTTTGAAAAAAGAAATGAAGTTAATATAAATTATCTTCCTAAATATAATTTTGATATCAAAAATACTTTACATTCATATGCATTTATCCCAGGATTAGGTGTTTGTCTTTCTTGAGCCGGAATTTTCTTTGCCTATGATGGTTTTTATGTTTCTACTGGTATTGAAAAAGACTTAAAAAAACCTGAATCTACACCTAAAATTCTTCTTTTTGGTCTTACTATAGTCACTATAATTCACTTAATTATGGCAATTTCCATGAGTTTAAATGGTCGTGGAGACTTTAAGGAATATTTAGAGTTTTTAGCTGAAAAAAATCTTGCTTGAGTTTTTGGATTGATTAATATTTTTATTGGAATAGGTGTTTTAGGGATTGTGAATGGTTTCTGTATTCTAATTCCACGTTTTATTGAAGAATTGATAAAGGAAAAAGAAATTCCTTTCTGAGATAAATTTATCCACAAAATTAATTCAAAAAAACCAGTTGTTGGTGTAATTTATTCTCTTGTAAGTATTCCGATAGTTATTATTTTATTTATAATTGGTTCACTTTTATACCCAAAAACTACCGATGAATTCTTTAATAATTACGGAAGCGGAATGTCGAACGTTTATAATTTCGCCAATTTACTTAGTGATTGAGTAAGTTTGATAATTTTTGGTTTTATTGCAACTGCATGTTATGGTTATGCAAAAAGTTTAGACAAAAACAAAAAAATACTTAAAATTATGAATTACTTTATTGTCTTTATAATTTATTTTGCCATTTTTGCTAATTTAATTAGTGTTTTCGTTGATTTATCACTTTATATTTACCAACTGCATAATAACTTGGTAAATATCGATGTAAATATATTACAGTCAAAAATAAATGGTTACATTATTTCAATTTTTATATTAATTATAATGATTTTAATTATGTTGGTACCAGTCATATTAAAACAAATGAAAAATAAAAAGTAA
- the fba gene encoding class II fructose-1,6-bisphosphate aldolase has translation MALVNAKEMLRKAKEGKYAIPHININNLEWAKAVLLTAEAEKSPVIVATSEGALKYMGGFNVVVGMVKGLVEDLKITVPVALHLDHGSYEGAKKAVEAGYTSLMFDGSHLPYEENYAKTKELVELAKKHNMSVEAEIGTIGGEEDGIVGNGELADPKQAKEMAALGIDVLAAGIGNIHGPYPASWKSLSFETLQEISKAAGIGIVLHGGSGIPTDQIKRAISEGVTKINVNTELQQANHKALRAYIESGEDLKGKNFDPRKLLKPGYEAMCQTVRDKIHEFGSNNKA, from the coding sequence ATGGCATTAGTTAACGCTAAAGAAATGCTTAGAAAAGCAAAAGAAGGTAAATACGCAATTCCTCACATTAATATTAATAACCTTGAATGAGCTAAAGCAGTTTTATTAACAGCTGAAGCTGAAAAATCACCTGTTATTGTTGCTACAAGTGAAGGTGCATTAAAATACATGGGTGGGTTTAATGTTGTTGTAGGTATGGTTAAAGGACTTGTTGAAGACTTAAAAATTACTGTTCCTGTTGCTTTACACTTAGACCACGGTTCATATGAAGGAGCAAAAAAAGCTGTTGAAGCTGGATATACATCATTAATGTTTGATGGTTCACACTTACCATATGAAGAAAACTATGCTAAAACTAAAGAATTAGTTGAATTAGCTAAAAAACACAATATGTCAGTTGAAGCTGAAATCGGAACAATTGGTGGTGAAGAAGATGGTATTGTTGGAAATGGTGAATTAGCAGATCCAAAACAAGCTAAAGAAATGGCTGCTTTAGGAATTGATGTTTTAGCAGCTGGTATCGGAAACATTCATGGACCTTACCCAGCTTCATGAAAATCATTAAGTTTTGAAACTTTACAAGAAATTTCTAAAGCTGCTGGTATTGGTATAGTTTTACATGGTGGAAGTGGTATTCCAACTGACCAAATTAAAAGAGCTATCAGTGAAGGTGTTACAAAAATTAATGTTAACACAGAATTACAACAAGCTAACCATAAAGCTTTACGTGCATACATCGAATCTGGTGAAGATCTTAAAGGCAAAAACTTTGATCCACGTAAATTATTAAAACCTGGATATGAAGCTATGTGTCAAACTGTTAGAGACAAAATTCACGAATTTGGTTCAAATAATAAAGCTTAG
- the rpoE gene encoding DNA-directed RNA polymerase subunit delta has protein sequence MRTMLDIAIDFVYKEEHESAFEFNEIFEVVEDELRGYWIQNLVNDDLPYVKLREKKIGELYRLLTVDGRFIRNNNGTWSPSNK, from the coding sequence ATGAGAACAATGTTAGATATTGCGATTGATTTTGTTTATAAAGAAGAACACGAAAGTGCTTTTGAATTTAATGAAATCTTCGAAGTTGTTGAAGATGAATTAAGAGGATATTGAATTCAAAATTTAGTTAATGATGATTTACCATATGTAAAACTAAGAGAAAAGAAAATAGGTGAATTATATCGTTTATTAACTGTTGACGGGCGTTTCATTCGTAATAATAATGGTACTTGAAGTCCATCAAATAAGTAA
- the argS gene encoding arginine--tRNA ligase, whose product MTNINAKIKEILINIIADFQNENIVSSELKLAELNFTLAEPNIQKDEQTKYNYATNIAMVVKRFSSKNPMELAELIQQKLVSNELIECVDVARPGFINIVLSNKAFLTVLNNVIDNKNNYGTKLFNVKDRYIVEFVSANPTGFLHVGHARGAIIGDTLVRILKHVGFDVTAEYYVNDAGNQINVLIDSTKVRYFNLFGVEMQMPEDCYRGLDIIWLANEIKNEYGDEFLNDFEVKIKKFRQICISKLLDKIREHLSELNVSFDVFTSELDDIYNKNKIEPIYEKLKNYIYQKDGATFLKTSDFGDDKDRVLVKSDGSLTYFTPDIAYHNDKLQRANKLINVWGADHSGYINRMEIALQCLGYDKKDMEILVVQLVRLLKDGSEFKMSKRAGTSVTLADLLEASSSDAIRFTMLTRDANTKFDFDIDKANQKDINNPVFGVQYAHSRACSLIKKYNNNNSEIINAKFDEKTRKLIIQLDILPDVLRSVAQTKKVQLLSSYVMNLASAFNSFYSNTKILGSENETSLMTVVKAVKEVLYNSLKLLGVSAPEQM is encoded by the coding sequence ATGACCAATATCAACGCTAAAATTAAAGAAATTTTAATCAATATTATTGCTGATTTTCAAAATGAAAATATTGTGTCTAGTGAGTTGAAATTAGCTGAGCTAAACTTCACATTAGCTGAACCAAACATCCAAAAAGATGAACAGACCAAATACAATTACGCAACAAATATTGCTATGGTTGTAAAAAGATTTTCATCTAAAAATCCAATGGAATTAGCAGAATTAATCCAACAAAAATTAGTTTCTAATGAATTAATTGAATGTGTTGATGTTGCTAGACCGGGTTTTATAAATATTGTTTTATCTAATAAAGCATTTTTAACTGTTTTAAACAATGTTATTGACAATAAAAACAATTATGGAACAAAACTTTTTAACGTGAAAGATAGATATATTGTTGAATTTGTTTCAGCTAATCCAACAGGATTTCTTCACGTTGGACATGCTAGAGGTGCAATCATCGGTGATACCTTAGTAAGAATTCTTAAACATGTTGGTTTTGATGTTACAGCTGAATATTATGTTAACGATGCAGGAAATCAAATTAATGTTTTAATTGATTCAACTAAAGTAAGATACTTTAATCTCTTTGGTGTAGAAATGCAAATGCCAGAGGATTGTTATCGTGGTTTAGATATTATTTGGCTTGCTAATGAAATTAAAAATGAATATGGAGATGAATTTTTAAATGATTTTGAAGTAAAAATCAAGAAATTCAGACAAATTTGTATTTCTAAATTGTTAGACAAAATTAGAGAACATTTAAGCGAACTAAACGTAAGTTTTGATGTGTTTACTAGCGAACTGGATGATATATATAATAAAAATAAAATTGAACCAATTTATGAAAAATTAAAAAATTATATTTATCAAAAAGATGGAGCAACATTCCTTAAAACAAGTGATTTTGGAGATGATAAAGACCGTGTTTTAGTTAAATCTGACGGAAGTCTAACTTATTTTACACCTGATATCGCATATCATAATGATAAACTTCAAAGAGCTAATAAATTAATTAATGTTTGAGGAGCTGATCATAGCGGTTATATCAATAGAATGGAAATCGCACTTCAATGTCTAGGTTATGATAAAAAAGACATGGAAATTTTAGTAGTTCAACTTGTAAGATTGCTCAAGGATGGAAGTGAATTTAAAATGTCTAAACGTGCTGGAACAAGTGTAACTTTAGCTGATTTACTTGAAGCAAGTAGTTCTGATGCTATTAGATTCACAATGCTTACTAGAGATGCAAATACTAAATTTGACTTTGATATAGATAAAGCAAATCAAAAAGATATCAACAACCCAGTTTTTGGTGTTCAATATGCTCATTCAAGAGCTTGCTCATTAATTAAAAAATACAACAATAATAATTCTGAAATTATTAATGCTAAATTTGATGAAAAGACAAGAAAATTAATCATTCAATTAGACATTTTACCTGACGTTTTAAGAAGTGTTGCACAAACTAAAAAAGTTCAACTTTTAAGTAGTTATGTCATGAACTTAGCTAGTGCTTTTAACAGTTTTTATTCAAATACAAAAATTTTAGGTAGTGAAAATGAAACTTCATTAATGACTGTGGTTAAGGCAGTGAAGGAAGTTTTATACAACAGCTTAAAATTACTTGGTGTATCTGCACCAGAACAAATGTAA
- a CDS encoding thermonuclease family protein — MKKLKRLFLWISSLSSFSFIFISASCGTEVKNNTEVGKNKDKVEYGNEYFVINVIDGDTIIINKDDKQVRVRLYGIDTPETYKVYSDGRDNKDNLAPLENHYAIKARDELIDLIWRSQRIIKLKDLGLDKYERTLGVIYSRNNEDLNLKLVEFGLARVHYISSNPKSVYYTKTDFEKEYHKKLLLTESESKSKEEGFWKEKNIKDVFMKG; from the coding sequence ATGAAGAAATTAAAGCGTTTATTTTTATGAATAAGTTCATTGAGTTCGTTTAGCTTCATTTTTATTAGTGCTTCATGTGGTACTGAAGTTAAAAATAACACTGAAGTAGGCAAAAATAAGGATAAAGTTGAGTATGGAAATGAATATTTTGTTATTAATGTTATTGATGGTGACACAATAATTATAAATAAGGATGATAAACAGGTAAGAGTTAGATTATATGGTATTGATACTCCTGAAACTTATAAAGTTTACTCAGATGGAAGAGATAATAAAGATAATCTAGCACCACTTGAAAATCATTACGCAATTAAAGCAAGAGATGAATTGATAGATCTAATTTGAAGAAGTCAAAGAATAATCAAACTTAAGGATCTTGGACTGGATAAATACGAGAGAACTCTAGGAGTGATTTATTCAAGAAATAATGAAGATTTAAACCTAAAATTAGTTGAATTTGGTCTTGCTAGAGTTCATTATATAAGTTCAAATCCAAAAAGTGTTTATTACACAAAAACTGATTTTGAAAAAGAATATCATAAAAAATTATTATTAACCGAGAGCGAATCCAAAAGTAAAGAAGAAGGTTTTTGAAAAGAAAAAAATATTAAAGACGTATTTATGAAAGGATAA